One region of Spiroplasma culicicola AES-1 genomic DNA includes:
- a CDS encoding Fic family protein, whose product MSDKLYSIRDITFNPFSFEEKAAKIIQLFMQYNNYLNHSPFDTQFLSMQLLKYEARHSNMIEGIDTNDVELLAQDTPTSKKISNYVNSLKKADERIRANPVFSEELILDIHRDLFENMMSVDAVNASPGMWRVKQVQIANHFPPPPYAVPEYMKEFIDWLNDSEPFKGCSAILEALVRGAITHAYFEKIHPFTDGNGRTGRILFNLVLNKYQLTSKPYFYISKAILHDQFLYYQELAKLDKSADYQKWIGFFLDLLIYQLESNIKTFNAATDMVFKVKAAIMKEPHPRYRELKKKIFEYIARFPIFTFSRVYFIIKPEFEDIQDPEFVMIFDEVVKDYHIRKVPHSKHYEFKAVVDIIVGKDW is encoded by the coding sequence ATGAGTGATAAATTGTATTCAATTAGAGATATAACTTTTAATCCTTTTTCTTTTGAAGAAAAAGCTGCAAAAATAATTCAATTATTTATGCAATATAATAACTACTTAAATCACTCACCTTTTGACACACAATTTTTATCAATGCAACTTTTAAAATATGAAGCACGTCATTCCAATATGATTGAAGGAATAGATACAAATGATGTCGAACTTTTAGCTCAAGATACACCAACTAGTAAAAAAATATCAAACTATGTCAATTCATTAAAAAAAGCAGACGAAAGAATCCGAGCAAATCCTGTCTTTTCAGAAGAATTAATTTTAGATATTCATCGAGATTTATTTGAAAATATGATGTCAGTTGATGCTGTTAATGCTAGTCCAGGAATGTGAAGAGTTAAGCAAGTTCAAATTGCAAACCACTTTCCACCACCTCCATATGCAGTTCCTGAGTATATGAAAGAATTTATTGATTGATTAAATGATAGTGAACCTTTTAAAGGATGTAGTGCTATTTTAGAAGCATTAGTTCGTGGAGCCATTACACATGCATACTTTGAAAAAATCCACCCTTTTACAGACGGGAATGGAAGAACTGGGAGAATCTTATTTAATCTTGTTTTAAATAAATATCAATTAACAAGTAAACCTTATTTTTACATTTCAAAAGCTATTTTACATGATCAATTTTTATATTATCAAGAACTTGCAAAGTTAGATAAAAGTGCTGATTATCAAAAATGAATTGGTTTCTTTTTAGATTTATTAATTTATCAATTAGAATCAAACATTAAAACTTTTAATGCTGCAACTGACATGGTTTTTAAAGTTAAAGCAGCAATTATGAAAGAACCTCATCCACGTTATCGTGAATTAAAAAAGAAAATCTTTGAATATATTGCACGTTTTCCAATTTTTACATTTTCAAGAGTTTATTTCATCATAAAACCAGAATTTGAAGATATTCAAGATCCTGAGTTTGTAATGATTTTTGATGAAGTTGTTAAAGATTATCATATTAGAAAAGTACCTCATAGTAAACACTATGAATTTAAAGCTGTTGTTGACATAATTGTGGGAAAAGATTGATAA
- the tsaE gene encoding tRNA (adenosine(37)-N6)-threonylcarbamoyltransferase complex ATPase subunit type 1 TsaE → MLISSINELDKIVDLVVNECKANVCLLLDGDLGAGKTTFSKVLLKRLGVQENVSSPTFVIMNQYQGENNLNINHMDAYRLTYEEEVDMYLDYFFEAFNIVEWSQNIDIDYEKYFKVIKIKITIIDENSRNFEIKGV, encoded by the coding sequence ATGTTAATTTCATCAATAAATGAACTTGATAAAATTGTTGACCTAGTTGTCAATGAGTGTAAAGCAAATGTTTGTCTATTATTAGATGGTGATTTAGGAGCTGGCAAAACTACTTTTAGTAAAGTTTTATTAAAACGTCTTGGAGTTCAAGAAAATGTGAGTTCTCCTACATTTGTAATTATGAATCAATATCAAGGAGAAAATAATTTGAATATTAATCATATGGATGCTTACCGATTAACTTATGAAGAAGAGGTTGACATGTATTTAGATTATTTTTTTGAAGCATTCAATATTGTTGAATGAAGTCAAAATATTGATATTGATTATGAAAAGTACTTTAAAGTAATTAAAATTAAAATAACAATTATTGATGAAAATAGTAGAAATTTTGAAATTAAAGGAGTTTAG
- the tsaB gene encoding tRNA (adenosine(37)-N6)-threonylcarbamoyltransferase complex dimerization subunit type 1 TsaB: MNLFIDTSNNKLIIILEQNNQIIDHLFLDNQTRISDIALEKLHDFLKQNNLTIKDIKDFYLTVGPGSYTGVRVAVTIIKTLKTIDNSINVYTISSLAFQAGAKSAISLLDARGNKFYMGIYKNKECIIVDQLIPTDYLENFTDEFQGFDVLKDYNGIDFNENFLNLKANFKLVNDIEEIEPQYIKHFI; this comes from the coding sequence ATGAATTTATTTATCGATACATCAAATAATAAATTAATTATTATTTTAGAGCAAAATAATCAAATTATCGATCACTTATTCTTAGATAATCAAACAAGAATAAGTGATATTGCTTTAGAAAAATTACATGATTTTTTAAAACAAAATAACTTAACAATCAAAGATATTAAAGATTTTTATTTAACAGTTGGTCCAGGGAGTTATACAGGAGTAAGGGTTGCAGTTACTATTATCAAAACTTTAAAGACAATTGATAATTCAATTAATGTTTATACAATTAGTTCATTAGCTTTTCAAGCAGGAGCAAAAAGTGCAATCAGTTTATTAGATGCACGTGGTAATAAATTTTATATGGGAATTTATAAGAATAAAGAATGTATTATTGTAGATCAATTAATTCCTACTGATTATTTAGAAAATTTTACTGACGAGTTTCAAGGATTTGATGTTTTAAAAGATTATAATGGTATTGATTTTAATGAAAATTTCTTAAATTTAAAAGCTAATTTTAAATTAGTTAATGATATTGAAGAAATTGAGCCACAATATATTAAACACTTTATTTAA
- a CDS encoding DUF402 domain-containing protein yields the protein MDNLQPGDQVLIHAYKHNGNLYRSWENATVFESTEDYLILINEEVLITELNGRKWKTNEPAIWFFFKKHWYNIICMFKERGINYYCNLASPYIIEANTVKYIDYDLDVKVFNDGSYKILDLKEFNRNRISYKYSRSIIETLWENVDELKRLIKAKEEHFDHDYVKQKWKEYENIDK from the coding sequence ATGGACAATCTACAACCCGGCGATCAAGTTCTTATTCATGCATATAAACACAACGGAAATTTATATAGGTCATGAGAAAACGCAACTGTTTTTGAATCAACCGAAGACTATTTAATTTTAATTAATGAAGAAGTGTTAATTACAGAACTTAATGGGAGAAAGTGAAAAACAAATGAACCCGCAATATGATTCTTTTTTAAGAAACACTGATATAACATAATATGTATGTTTAAAGAACGTGGTATAAATTATTATTGTAATTTAGCTTCACCGTATATTATAGAAGCAAATACAGTTAAATATATTGATTACGATTTGGATGTAAAAGTTTTTAATGATGGAAGTTATAAGATTTTAGATTTAAAAGAATTTAATCGCAATCGCATTAGTTATAAATATTCACGCTCAATTATTGAAACTCTTTGAGAGAATGTTGATGAATTAAAACGACTAATTAAGGCTAAAGAAGAACACTTTGACCATGATTATGTTAAACAAAAATGAAAAGAGTATGAAAATATAGATAAATAA
- a CDS encoding ABC transporter ATP-binding protein, which produces MIEIKELTKDFRNKKGIFNISINIETNEIVGIVGDNGAGKSTLIKTIFEEYSKDSGHIIYNGDSLNREIIKKFEFFPDQSIYPKNIKIYDFAYYSALLSGLRENEIKINLEQLFEALDLVDYKQKTFNDLSAGMQKRALLIICLVSNPKIIFMDEPTANLDVNSRMEFMELIKFLKKWNKTVIITSHIIDELQTVIDKLVIIEEGFLKYCSKFDNKVEKIKDIYSKHSTKKAKLKIDKVDFLNER; this is translated from the coding sequence ATGATAGAAATTAAGGAGTTAACAAAAGATTTTCGTAATAAAAAAGGTATATTTAACATTTCCATAAATATTGAGACTAATGAAATTGTTGGTATAGTTGGAGATAATGGAGCTGGAAAGTCCACTTTAATTAAGACAATTTTTGAAGAGTATAGTAAAGATAGTGGTCATATAATTTATAATGGAGATAGTTTAAATAGAGAAATAATAAAAAAGTTTGAATTTTTTCCAGATCAAAGTATCTATCCTAAAAATATTAAAATATATGACTTTGCATACTATTCAGCTTTGTTGTCTGGCTTGAGAGAAAACGAAATTAAAATAAATTTAGAACAATTATTTGAAGCATTAGATTTAGTTGATTATAAACAAAAGACTTTTAATGACTTATCTGCAGGAATGCAAAAAAGAGCCCTGTTGATAATTTGTTTAGTTTCAAATCCAAAAATAATTTTTATGGATGAACCCACAGCAAATTTAGATGTGAATTCAAGGATGGAATTCATGGAACTAATTAAATTTTTAAAGAAATGAAATAAAACAGTAATAATTACAAGCCACATAATTGATGAATTGCAAACAGTCATTGATAAATTAGTAATAATTGAAGAAGGTTTCTTGAAATATTGCAGTAAATTTGATAATAAAGTTGAAAAAATTAAAGACATTTATTCTAAACATTCAACTAAAAAAGCAAAATTAAAAATTGATAAGGTGGATTTTTTAAATGAAAGATAA
- a CDS encoding HAD-IIB family hydrolase yields MSNIKLIALDMDGTAYATLGNYVKENIEPINQAIKIGKKVVFVTGRPVHAEVNKFEVYEFDKDEAIIAGFNGALIFDIKNDRIIDQKPIPKELVTKVFEVTRDPKFAQVEVWGYSTNFDVAFVNMDVENTFGLKHETAFFHGRLEIVDQNSKLTDCFKFIVSNVDQEYIDLLKELGLEVAWHPGSMHAEVNIKGINKKYALEFLKDYYSLEIENILAMGDGANDIPMLDYAGLSIAPANANDTVKAHAKIVMRETNIEGAVARALYKYVLGE; encoded by the coding sequence ATGAGCAATATTAAATTAATAGCATTAGATATGGATGGAACTGCATATGCTACTTTAGGAAATTATGTTAAAGAAAACATTGAACCAATTAATCAAGCAATTAAAATTGGTAAAAAAGTTGTTTTTGTAACAGGAAGACCAGTTCATGCTGAAGTAAATAAATTTGAAGTTTACGAATTTGATAAAGATGAAGCAATTATTGCTGGTTTTAATGGAGCATTAATTTTTGATATTAAAAATGACAGAATTATTGATCAAAAACCAATTCCAAAAGAATTAGTTACAAAAGTATTTGAAGTTACAAGAGATCCCAAATTTGCACAAGTAGAAGTTTGAGGGTACTCAACTAATTTTGATGTAGCATTTGTCAATATGGATGTTGAAAATACATTTGGTTTAAAACATGAAACTGCCTTCTTTCACGGAAGACTTGAAATTGTGGACCAAAATTCTAAATTAACTGATTGTTTTAAATTTATTGTAAGTAATGTTGATCAAGAATACATTGATTTATTAAAAGAACTTGGTTTAGAAGTGGCTTGACATCCTGGAAGTATGCACGCAGAAGTGAATATTAAAGGAATTAACAAAAAATATGCTTTGGAATTTTTAAAAGATTATTATTCATTGGAAATTGAAAATATTTTAGCAATGGGTGATGGTGCAAATGATATTCCTATGTTGGATTATGCAGGGCTTTCAATTGCCCCTGCAAATGCGAATGATACAGTAAAAGCACATGCAAAAATTGTTATGAGAGAAACAAATATTGAGGGTGCTGTTGCCAGAGCATTATATAAATATGTTTTAGGAGAATAA
- the gpmI gene encoding 2,3-bisphosphoglycerate-independent phosphoglycerate mutase, which yields MKAKKPVVLAILDGWGLAEPGKGNAVIEANMEFIEGLKKEYPWVEAHASGEWVGLPEGQMGNSEVGHIHLGAGRIKYESLSLINKAIKDGDFEKNNVINNAIENCKKNNSAFHIMGLFSDGGVHSHMNHMFATFKAAAKAGLTEIYVHLFTDGRDTKPTVALNYLKELNALFEEYKVGQVGSISGRFYSMDRDKRMERTAEGYKSLVDRTCENSFTDPAAYIQSQYDNGKDDEGILPAFNISAPNGYVKANDSVVFANFRPDRAIQMASAFTNNQYTAWQDPTFSGLTFLGDKIFFVAMMEYSESVKTSNVAFKAIEVVNGLGEWLSKKGYKQLRIAETEKIAHVTFFFDGGKDYFKNGLATPDEIKLEGASIDLIASPKVATYDLKPEMSAVEITDQLVKQIKSNEYDVIVLNYANCDMVGHTGVLEAAIKGVKTLDDQLKRVYEATQETGAVMIITADHGNAEIMIDQEGGPNKKHTSQPVPIIITDKNLTLREKDAAIADVAPTILEIIGEEIPAEMTQPSLIKK from the coding sequence ATGAAAGCAAAAAAACCAGTAGTTTTAGCTATATTAGATGGTTGAGGACTTGCAGAACCTGGAAAAGGAAATGCAGTAATCGAAGCTAATATGGAATTTATTGAAGGCTTAAAAAAAGAATATCCATGAGTTGAAGCACATGCGAGTGGAGAATGAGTGGGACTTCCTGAAGGACAAATGGGAAATTCAGAAGTTGGTCATATTCATTTAGGAGCTGGAAGAATTAAATATGAATCATTATCTTTAATTAATAAAGCAATTAAAGATGGAGATTTTGAGAAAAATAATGTAATCAATAATGCAATCGAAAATTGTAAAAAAAATAATAGTGCATTCCATATTATGGGATTATTCTCTGATGGGGGAGTTCACTCACACATGAACCATATGTTTGCAACATTTAAAGCTGCTGCAAAAGCTGGTTTAACAGAAATTTATGTTCATTTATTTACAGATGGTCGTGATACTAAACCAACTGTAGCATTAAATTATTTAAAAGAATTGAATGCTTTATTTGAAGAATATAAAGTTGGTCAAGTTGGTTCAATTTCTGGACGTTTCTATTCAATGGATAGAGATAAAAGAATGGAAAGAACTGCTGAAGGATACAAATCTCTAGTAGATAGAACTTGTGAAAATTCATTTACAGATCCAGCAGCATATATTCAATCACAATATGATAATGGTAAAGATGACGAAGGAATCTTGCCAGCATTTAATATAAGTGCACCAAATGGTTATGTTAAAGCAAATGATTCAGTTGTATTTGCAAACTTTAGACCTGATAGAGCTATTCAAATGGCAAGTGCATTTACAAATAATCAATATACTGCATGACAAGATCCAACATTTTCAGGCTTAACATTCTTAGGAGATAAAATCTTTTTTGTAGCAATGATGGAATATTCTGAATCTGTTAAAACAAGCAACGTTGCATTTAAAGCAATTGAAGTTGTTAATGGGTTGGGAGAATGATTGAGCAAAAAAGGATATAAACAATTAAGAATTGCAGAAACAGAAAAAATTGCTCACGTTACTTTCTTCTTTGATGGGGGAAAAGACTACTTTAAAAATGGTCTAGCAACTCCTGATGAAATTAAACTTGAGGGAGCTTCAATTGATTTAATAGCTTCACCAAAAGTTGCAACTTATGACTTAAAACCAGAAATGTCAGCTGTTGAAATAACAGATCAATTAGTAAAACAAATTAAATCTAATGAATATGATGTTATTGTTTTAAACTATGCAAACTGTGATATGGTTGGACATACTGGGGTTTTAGAGGCAGCTATTAAAGGTGTTAAAACTTTAGATGATCAATTAAAAAGAGTTTATGAAGCAACTCAAGAAACTGGAGCAGTTATGATTATTACTGCTGATCATGGTAATGCAGAAATTATGATTGACCAAGAAGGTGGACCAAATAAAAAACATACAAGTCAACCAGTACCAATCATTATTACTGATAAAAACTTAACTTTAAGAGAAAAAGATGCAGCGATTGCTGATGTTGCACCAACAATTTTAGAAATTATTGGTGAAGAAATTCCTGCAGAGATGACTCAACCAAGTTTAATTAAAAAATAA
- a CDS encoding Cof-type HAD-IIB family hydrolase, producing the protein MKWWFTDYDGTININHDHKVLEIDKNFIYEWINNGNIFNIATGNMESEMKHLLKQNGLTYKYLVSNNGAAIFDYDSNLVFLRPIKLEQRTFLLDILNKLKDSFLICYVDLNKRKLFSRPNIQELEDFFTKYPEILTYVPEYQDFSLALEDISANKNICLITLMGTKESIAHLYLELQEKLTDFYIVKTDSHTVEIIDKNVSKASAIEEVMKIHNIDINDIYTSGDGGNDIKMLKMTNNSFAMSAGSKEVQNAAKYVVKNVCEIKKYLK; encoded by the coding sequence ATGAAATGATGATTTACTGATTATGATGGCACAATTAACATCAATCATGATCACAAAGTTTTAGAGATTGATAAGAACTTTATTTATGAATGGATAAATAACGGCAATATTTTCAATATAGCCACAGGAAATATGGAAAGTGAAATGAAACATTTGTTAAAACAAAATGGTTTAACATATAAATATTTAGTTTCAAATAATGGTGCAGCTATTTTTGACTATGATAGCAATTTAGTTTTTTTAAGACCAATTAAGTTAGAGCAAAGAACTTTCTTATTAGATATTTTAAATAAGTTGAAGGATAGTTTTCTGATATGTTACGTTGATTTAAATAAAAGAAAACTATTTTCTCGTCCTAATATTCAAGAACTAGAAGATTTCTTTACAAAATATCCCGAAATTTTAACTTATGTTCCCGAGTATCAAGATTTTAGTCTTGCGCTTGAAGATATTAGCGCAAATAAAAATATCTGTTTAATAACTTTAATGGGAACAAAAGAAAGTATTGCTCATCTTTACTTAGAACTACAAGAAAAACTAACTGATTTTTATATTGTAAAAACAGATTCTCATACTGTAGAAATTATTGACAAAAATGTTTCAAAAGCAAGTGCTATTGAAGAAGTTATGAAAATTCACAATATTGATATTAATGATATATACACTAGTGGTGATGGGGGAAATGATATTAAAATGTTAAAAATGACAAATAATTCATTTGCAATGAGCGCAGGTTCAAAAGAAGTCCAAAATGCCGCTAAATATGTTGTTAAAAATGTTTGTGAAATAAAAAAATATCTAAAATAA
- the proS gene encoding proline--tRNA ligase produces MSKKMEKITSRDVDFAQWYTDVVKNSGLIDYGPVKGTMIFKPYGYAIWENIQRIMDAQFKKLGVTNVYFPLLIPASLFNKEKDHIEGFAPEVATVTKVGDKVLAEELYIRPTSETLIVDHFAKEVKSYRDLPLLYNQWTSVMRWEKTTRPFLRSSEFLWQEGHTIHSSKEEARNFTLNILDLYATFARETLSLPVISGRKTEKEKFAGAKETYTIEALMYDGQSLQSGTSHYFEDNFAKAFNIKFQNKEQKEEFGYTTSWGMSTRIIGAIIMTHADDFGLVLPSKVAPIQVQIININESDEVVNTSKQLFDQLVDDYRVNIDKTDKSFGFKISEAEIKGIPLRIEVGPRDLANGVVTISRRDIRSKEQIKLEDVKTYIDTQIQEYDKNIYNIALQNREQRTFKASTIEEYMKLLDEKQGFVLVPFCGEISCENDIKEKTQTNSRCIPDGVEQTKSKCFNCQKESNNMVYFARAY; encoded by the coding sequence ATGTCAAAAAAAATGGAAAAAATCACATCTAGAGATGTTGATTTTGCACAATGATACACTGATGTTGTCAAAAATTCAGGTTTGATTGATTATGGACCAGTTAAGGGGACTATGATTTTTAAACCATATGGTTATGCAATTTGAGAAAATATTCAAAGAATTATGGATGCACAATTTAAAAAACTTGGAGTTACTAATGTTTATTTTCCTTTATTAATTCCTGCAAGTTTATTTAATAAAGAAAAAGACCATATTGAAGGTTTTGCTCCAGAAGTGGCGACTGTTACAAAGGTGGGCGATAAAGTATTGGCAGAAGAATTATATATTAGACCAACTAGTGAAACTTTAATAGTTGATCATTTTGCCAAAGAAGTTAAATCATATAGAGATTTACCACTTTTATATAATCAATGAACAAGTGTTATGAGATGAGAAAAAACTACTCGTCCATTTTTAAGAAGTAGTGAATTTTTATGACAAGAAGGTCACACAATTCACTCATCAAAAGAAGAAGCAAGAAACTTTACTTTAAATATTTTAGATTTATATGCAACTTTTGCTCGTGAAACTCTAAGTCTTCCAGTAATTAGTGGAAGAAAAACTGAAAAAGAAAAATTTGCAGGAGCAAAAGAAACATATACAATTGAAGCCTTAATGTATGATGGACAATCTTTACAATCTGGAACAAGTCATTATTTTGAAGATAATTTTGCAAAAGCATTTAATATTAAGTTTCAAAATAAAGAACAAAAAGAGGAATTTGGTTATACAACAAGTTGAGGGATGTCTACAAGAATAATTGGAGCAATTATTATGACTCATGCTGATGATTTTGGATTAGTGTTACCTTCAAAAGTAGCACCAATTCAAGTTCAAATTATTAACATTAATGAATCTGATGAAGTTGTAAATACTTCAAAACAATTATTTGATCAATTAGTAGATGATTATCGTGTCAATATTGATAAAACTGATAAATCATTTGGGTTTAAAATTTCAGAAGCAGAAATCAAGGGAATACCTTTAAGAATTGAAGTGGGACCACGTGATTTAGCAAATGGTGTTGTTACAATTTCAAGAAGAGATATTAGATCAAAAGAACAAATAAAACTTGAAGATGTAAAAACATACATTGATACTCAAATTCAAGAATATGATAAAAATATTTATAATATAGCTTTGCAAAATAGAGAGCAAAGAACTTTTAAAGCATCAACAATTGAAGAATATATGAAATTATTAGATGAAAAACAAGGATTTGTTTTAGTTCCATTTTGTGGAGAAATATCATGTGAAAATGATATTAAAGAAAAAACACAAACAAACTCAAGATGTATTCCTGATGGAGTTGAACAAACTAAATCAAAATGTTTTAACTGCCAAAAAGAATCAAATAATATGGTATATTTTGCAAGAGCATATTAA
- a CDS encoding NAD(P)/FAD-dependent oxidoreductase translates to MIKDVLIIGCGPTGLYAWKMAADLNLTGTVVEANQSYGGQVVSNYPEKFIYNFPAIPKILGKEGMDQMYETIKKDEDMIETKFNTRITKIVAIQPDEDVELFENWFRVSFSDETEHLYKRIVFTDGIGIYTPIRLCDKNYQNVCYSVKDTNQYKDKDVVIFGGGDSAIDWANDLAPIAKSITIVHRRDEFRAKPGNITFAEKNGVKFLTPYLFDSITEEDGEIAKKLKLVHPEDESKSVEIEFDHIIVQFGQTIKKELLGLLEFDTNKLNKIIVNYHMESSVKGIYAAGDCCWYETKIRNLISGFYEAMHAIINIEKAVHARKILNNGW, encoded by the coding sequence ATGATAAAAGATGTACTTATAATTGGGTGTGGGCCCACAGGATTATATGCTTGAAAAATGGCAGCTGATTTAAACTTAACTGGTACAGTTGTTGAAGCTAACCAAAGTTATGGTGGCCAAGTTGTTTCAAATTATCCAGAAAAATTTATTTATAATTTTCCTGCTATTCCAAAAATCCTTGGAAAAGAAGGAATGGATCAAATGTATGAAACAATCAAAAAAGATGAAGATATGATTGAAACTAAATTTAATACTAGAATTACAAAAATTGTTGCCATACAACCAGATGAAGATGTTGAATTATTTGAAAATTGATTTAGAGTAAGTTTTTCAGATGAAACTGAACATTTATACAAAAGAATTGTTTTTACTGATGGAATTGGGATTTATACTCCAATACGTTTATGTGATAAAAACTATCAAAATGTTTGTTACTCAGTTAAAGATACAAATCAATATAAAGATAAAGATGTAGTAATTTTTGGTGGTGGAGATAGCGCAATTGATTGAGCAAATGATTTGGCTCCAATTGCAAAATCAATTACAATTGTTCATAGAAGAGATGAATTTAGAGCAAAACCTGGAAACATTACTTTTGCAGAAAAAAATGGTGTTAAATTCTTAACTCCTTACTTATTTGATTCAATTACAGAAGAAGATGGTGAAATTGCTAAAAAACTTAAATTAGTTCACCCAGAAGATGAAAGTAAAAGTGTTGAAATTGAATTTGATCATATTATTGTTCAATTTGGACAAACAATTAAAAAAGAATTATTAGGTTTATTAGAATTTGATACAAATAAGCTAAATAAAATTATTGTAAATTATCACATGGAATCATCTGTTAAAGGTATTTATGCTGCAGGAGATTGTTGTTGATATGAAACAAAAATTAGAAACCTAATTTCAGGATTCTATGAAGCAATGCATGCAATTATTAACATTGAAAAAGCAGTCCATGCAAGAAAAATTTTAAATAATGGTTGATAA
- a CDS encoding ROK family protein: MKIAIDIGGTSTRIAKVIDNKISDLEVFATNAKDFNDTFVTLKKYINKVNDTIELIGICMPGPLDVKNGIVLETPNLKGWKDIKIKELFEQEFKVKVMLENDANVAALGQTVIRKTDNLLYFTVSTGIGSGFVINNKIFTGFSNTACEVANANPQLTSNNDKERTGIEYFASGINIPKQLQKLGLDVKDAREAFEILNSNSNQIVNDFFKEYANRFVQFISTAIYFLNPKIIVLGGSVVENNKEFFEKMWPRIWEVTDDIKYKTQFEFAKDLLDATLLGCVNQ, encoded by the coding sequence ATGAAAATAGCAATTGATATTGGAGGTACTTCTACAAGAATTGCCAAAGTTATTGACAATAAAATAAGTGATCTTGAGGTTTTTGCAACTAATGCTAAAGATTTTAATGATACTTTTGTTACTTTAAAAAAATACATCAATAAAGTTAATGACACAATTGAGTTAATTGGAATATGTATGCCTGGCCCTCTTGATGTTAAAAACGGAATCGTTCTTGAAACACCAAATTTAAAAGGTTGAAAAGATATCAAGATAAAGGAACTATTTGAACAAGAATTTAAAGTAAAAGTAATGTTAGAAAATGATGCCAATGTAGCTGCTTTGGGACAAACAGTTATTAGAAAAACAGATAATTTATTATATTTTACAGTATCAACTGGTATTGGAAGTGGTTTTGTTATTAACAATAAGATATTTACAGGTTTTTCAAATACTGCTTGTGAAGTTGCAAATGCAAATCCACAATTAACTTCCAATAATGATAAAGAACGTACTGGAATTGAATATTTTGCTAGTGGAATTAATATTCCAAAGCAATTACAAAAATTGGGACTAGATGTAAAAGATGCACGCGAAGCTTTTGAAATTTTAAATTCTAATAGTAATCAAATTGTTAATGATTTTTTTAAAGAATATGCAAATCGCTTTGTACAATTTATTTCTACTGCAATTTACTTTTTAAATCCAAAAATTATTGTTCTTGGAGGTAGTGTTGTTGAAAACAATAAAGAATTCTTTGAAAAAATGTGACCAAGAATATGAGAAGTTACAGATGATATTAAATATAAAACTCAATTTGAGTTTGCAAAAGACTTATTGGATGCTACATTACTGGGTTGTGTAAACCAATAA
- a CDS encoding methylated-DNA--[protein]-cysteine S-methyltransferase, producing the protein MKTIYYQKLKINDFNLIVGVNEDKICYLGLNNDEIYSWFDQNKFELIEDETKIDKKHLDLIENYFNKKKLNLEINDFNHFGTKFRQQVWNEMLKLDYGEYITYQQLAQRINQPTAIRAVATAVAQNPILLLIPCHRIISKNGEVKFRSGKEIKIKLQKFESNN; encoded by the coding sequence ATGAAAACAATATATTATCAAAAATTAAAAATAAATGATTTTAATCTAATAGTTGGAGTTAATGAAGACAAAATTTGCTATTTAGGATTAAATAATGATGAAATTTATTCATGATTCGATCAAAATAAATTTGAATTAATTGAAGATGAAACAAAAATTGATAAAAAACATCTAGATTTGATTGAAAATTATTTCAATAAAAAGAAATTAAATCTAGAAATAAATGATTTTAATCATTTTGGAACAAAATTTAGACAACAAGTCTGAAATGAAATGTTGAAATTAGATTATGGAGAATATATAACTTATCAACAATTAGCACAAAGAATTAATCAACCAACTGCAATTCGTGCTGTTGCAACAGCTGTTGCCCAAAATCCTATTTTACTACTAATCCCTTGTCACAGAATTATTAGTAAAAATGGTGAAGTTAAATTTCGATCTGGAAAAGAAATTAAAATTAAACTACAAAAATTTGAAAGTAATAATTAA